Proteins from a single region of Candidatus Bathyarchaeota archaeon:
- the purS gene encoding phosphoribosylformylglycinamidine synthase subunit PurS, giving the protein MLYKARVEVSLKPGHSDPEGETTTRSLRELTYPVRNVGVSKMYTIILEANSRNDAETKVEEMCKKLLANPTKDNYSFQVEETK; this is encoded by the coding sequence ATGCTATACAAAGCTCGAGTGGAAGTAAGCCTCAAACCAGGGCATTCCGACCCAGAAGGAGAAACAACCACACGCTCCCTAAGAGAACTCACCTACCCAGTTAGAAACGTTGGAGTAAGCAAAATGTACACAATAATTTTGGAAGCAAACTCCAGAAACGACGCAGAAACCAAGGTAGAGGAGATGTGCAAAAAACTGTTAGCCAACCCCACCAAGGACAACTACAGTTTTCAGGTTGAAGAAACCAAATGA
- the purL gene encoding phosphoribosylformylglycinamidine synthase subunit PurL, giving the protein MTTFTRRKTPFEIYEIKILDANDNQLVEISQELSIGLNLEEMKAVKTYFTKKNRNPTDVELQTIGQTWSEHCFHKTFKGTVVTDKGKIQNLFKTYIAKATTELNPPWCISVFEDNAGIIELNNDFAIAAKVETHNHPSAIEPFGGAATGTGGVIRDILGVWADPIACTDILGFGPLDYDYSKLPQGVKHPKYLFRGVVAGIGCYGNNMGIPTVNGAIFFDESYVGNVVVYCGCIGLLPKDKFVKNAKPSDTILLVGGRTGRDGIHGVTFASAELTKKSEEISRPAVQIANPIEEEKLKRAIIKVRDRKLGSGITDLGGGGLSSAVGEMAHRMGCGARIELKKVPLKYKGLAPWEIYVSESQERMLLLVPKKNLKQVIQIFKKEDVEATPIGKFTDDNTLKIYYEGHEVADLNINFLFAPPKTERVAKWSEVTFKEPIFPEPHDLSPHVLKMLSSSNITSREKVVRTYDHEVKGNTVLKPLHGKLAGPSDAAVIKPIEDSWKGIVISCGMNPRYGKIDPYWMAASAVDEAIRNNTAVGGRRIALLDNFVWGSPEKPDRLGSLVKACEACYKFAKEFKTPFISGKDSLYNESPLGPVTPTLLITAVGITPDIRKTVSLDLKSPGNLVYVVGKTFAELGGSEYYRLKGFVGRSVPKVRVPQAKHVMEAMVEAIDGGCVRACHDISEGGLAVVAAEMAFSGSYGVKLRLKDVPRANDVGRSDFTLFSESNSRFLVEVSKRQASKFESITRDVPRAVIGEVTEERRFCVYGLKGEKVVDADLGEILNVWKRGLEVET; this is encoded by the coding sequence ATGACTACTTTCACTCGCCGCAAAACACCTTTCGAAATCTACGAAATAAAAATCTTAGACGCAAACGACAACCAACTAGTAGAAATAAGCCAAGAACTCAGCATCGGCTTAAACCTAGAAGAAATGAAAGCAGTAAAGACATACTTCACCAAAAAAAACCGAAACCCAACAGACGTAGAACTCCAAACCATCGGACAAACGTGGTCAGAACACTGCTTCCACAAAACCTTCAAAGGAACAGTAGTCACTGACAAAGGCAAAATCCAAAACCTGTTCAAAACCTACATAGCGAAAGCAACAACTGAACTAAACCCACCATGGTGCATTTCAGTATTCGAAGACAATGCAGGCATCATAGAATTAAATAACGACTTTGCAATTGCTGCAAAAGTGGAAACCCACAACCACCCATCTGCTATAGAACCATTTGGCGGCGCAGCCACAGGCACCGGAGGAGTCATTCGAGACATATTAGGCGTCTGGGCCGACCCCATAGCCTGCACCGACATCCTAGGATTTGGCCCCTTAGACTACGACTACAGCAAGCTTCCACAAGGCGTCAAACATCCAAAATACCTGTTCAGAGGCGTAGTAGCGGGAATAGGATGCTACGGCAACAACATGGGAATCCCCACCGTAAACGGGGCGATATTCTTTGACGAAAGCTACGTAGGCAACGTAGTGGTTTACTGTGGCTGCATAGGGCTACTCCCAAAGGACAAGTTTGTCAAAAACGCAAAACCAAGCGACACGATCCTCCTGGTAGGAGGTAGAACGGGCCGAGACGGAATCCACGGCGTAACTTTTGCCTCCGCCGAACTCACCAAAAAATCGGAAGAAATTTCTCGTCCAGCAGTTCAAATCGCCAATCCAATCGAAGAAGAAAAACTGAAACGAGCCATAATCAAAGTTCGTGACAGAAAACTTGGCTCAGGCATAACCGACCTAGGCGGAGGAGGCTTATCAAGCGCAGTAGGCGAGATGGCGCACAGAATGGGCTGTGGCGCTCGTATTGAACTAAAAAAGGTTCCATTGAAATATAAGGGATTGGCACCTTGGGAGATTTACGTTTCTGAATCTCAAGAAAGAATGTTGCTTCTTGTCCCAAAAAAGAACCTAAAGCAAGTTATACAAATCTTCAAAAAAGAAGACGTCGAAGCCACCCCCATCGGCAAATTTACCGACGACAACACTTTAAAGATTTATTATGAAGGTCACGAGGTTGCAGATCTGAACATAAACTTCTTGTTTGCCCCACCAAAAACCGAAAGAGTTGCAAAATGGAGCGAAGTAACATTCAAAGAACCCATTTTCCCAGAGCCCCACGACCTAAGCCCCCATGTTCTGAAAATGTTGTCTTCGTCAAACATCACCAGCAGAGAAAAGGTAGTGCGCACCTACGACCATGAAGTAAAAGGAAACACCGTGCTCAAACCCTTACATGGAAAGCTTGCTGGACCCAGCGATGCAGCAGTAATAAAGCCCATAGAAGACAGCTGGAAGGGAATAGTTATTTCATGCGGCATGAACCCCCGCTATGGCAAAATAGACCCTTATTGGATGGCAGCCTCCGCGGTAGACGAAGCCATCAGAAACAACACTGCAGTAGGCGGCCGAAGAATTGCCTTGCTAGACAACTTTGTCTGGGGCAGCCCCGAAAAACCGGACAGGCTGGGAAGCCTTGTTAAGGCATGCGAAGCCTGTTACAAGTTTGCCAAAGAATTCAAAACACCATTTATTTCTGGAAAAGACAGCCTCTACAACGAATCACCGCTAGGTCCTGTGACACCTACACTCTTGATAACCGCTGTGGGCATCACACCCGACATCAGAAAAACAGTCTCACTCGACTTGAAGTCTCCAGGCAATCTGGTTTATGTGGTTGGCAAAACTTTTGCAGAACTGGGCGGTTCAGAATACTATAGACTCAAAGGCTTTGTAGGCAGATCGGTTCCGAAAGTTAGAGTTCCTCAAGCAAAACATGTAATGGAAGCGATGGTTGAGGCGATTGATGGTGGTTGTGTTAGGGCTTGCCATGACATTTCAGAAGGTGGACTTGCAGTTGTTGCTGCTGAGATGGCTTTTAGTGGCAGCTATGGTGTGAAGCTACGGTTAAAGGATGTTCCAAGAGCAAACGATGTTGGTAGAAGTGATTTCACGCTTTTTTCCGAGTCGAACAGTAGATTTCTTGTGGAAGTGTCAAAAAGGCAAGCTAGTAAATTTGAATCCATAACGAGAGATGTTCCTCGTGCTGTTATAGGTGAAGTAACAGAGGAACGTCGTTTTTGTGTCTACGGTTTGAAGGGCGAAAAAGTGGTAGACGCCGATTTGGGCGAAATTTTAAACGTTTGGAAACGTGGCTTGGAGGTGGAGACATGA
- the purQ gene encoding phosphoribosylformylglycinamidine synthase subunit PurQ: protein MKREEIRVCILRVGGTNCDAETRRAFQDSGMKAEVVHFNRLVKQHSLLDYDVLVVPGGFSHGDYVRAGAIWAKRLMAKLGKDVGRFVVEERPILGICNGFQVLVEAGLLPQFDGINPFPEAALGTNVPSGYNCRWVSLKRESSGNCVFTGEISFGSVVRIPVAHSEGRFMFAKENEKQYLDKLLDNDQLVFRYCHCNGEYAEGEYPSNPNGSFYDIAGICDPSGTIFGLMPHPERAYFGWQLPDWTKNETVPTFGDGKLIFESVAEYLTKKF, encoded by the coding sequence ATGAAGCGCGAAGAAATCCGTGTTTGCATTTTACGTGTCGGTGGAACTAACTGTGATGCAGAGACTAGGCGAGCTTTTCAAGATTCGGGGATGAAAGCAGAAGTTGTCCATTTTAATCGGCTTGTTAAGCAGCATAGTTTGCTGGACTATGATGTTCTTGTTGTTCCAGGCGGGTTTTCCCATGGTGATTACGTTCGCGCTGGTGCTATTTGGGCGAAACGGCTTATGGCGAAGCTGGGAAAGGACGTTGGGAGGTTTGTGGTTGAGGAGCGGCCTATTCTTGGGATATGTAATGGTTTTCAAGTTCTAGTTGAAGCAGGGTTGCTGCCTCAGTTTGACGGAATCAACCCGTTTCCAGAAGCTGCTTTGGGAACTAATGTTCCATCGGGGTACAATTGCAGATGGGTCTCTCTTAAGCGTGAAAGCAGTGGAAACTGTGTTTTTACAGGTGAGATTTCTTTCGGCTCTGTTGTAAGGATTCCTGTAGCCCATTCGGAAGGTCGCTTCATGTTTGCAAAAGAAAACGAGAAACAATATTTGGATAAGTTGCTGGACAACGATCAGCTGGTTTTTAGATACTGCCACTGCAACGGCGAATATGCTGAAGGAGAATACCCATCAAATCCAAACGGGTCTTTCTATGACATTGCAGGCATTTGCGACCCTTCCGGAACAATTTTCGGTTTGATGCCTCACCCTGAACGAGCCTATTTTGGTTGGCAGTTGCCTGACTGGACAAAAAATGAGACCGTGCCAACCTTTGGTGATGGAAAATTAATCTTTGAATCGGTTGCTGAATATTTAACAAAAAAGTTTTAG
- a CDS encoding saccharopine dehydrogenase family protein yields the protein MCLVGFDMRILVLGYGNIGSVIAADLAESMPSTEVVMAGRRRSKADEVTAAIDKENVAGIQLDARNYHELVNTMKKFDLVVGALPGDIGYQSVKAAIDAKVDMVDVSYMSENPLTLNEDAVKAGVIVVPDCGVAPGISNLLLGHSISKLDRVESIYIMVGGLPEKPVSPLGYTITWSPEGLIDEYTRTARIVENGEMVEVEALTGLEEVEFPSVGKLEGFYTDGLRTLLHTVKGVRTMWEKTLRYPGHVEKIKLLKALGFFDEQPIEVGNVRLPPRKVTVKLLGEKLQRPEIKDILALKVEINGIAGGSRTNHVYWLLDRYDEKRGITAMARTTGYPASILAKLIAQKAIDERGVVPLEKLGVKERVLNKILAELEKRQIKIMHSAE from the coding sequence TTGTGTCTTGTTGGGTTTGATATGAGGATACTTGTCTTAGGTTATGGAAACATTGGTTCTGTCATAGCCGCAGATTTAGCTGAAAGCATGCCTTCAACCGAGGTTGTTATGGCTGGTAGGCGTCGAAGTAAAGCTGACGAGGTGACTGCTGCTATCGATAAGGAAAATGTTGCTGGAATTCAACTGGATGCACGTAACTACCATGAACTTGTCAACACCATGAAAAAGTTTGACCTAGTAGTAGGGGCTTTACCGGGAGACATTGGTTATCAATCGGTTAAAGCCGCCATTGACGCAAAGGTAGACATGGTGGATGTCTCGTACATGTCAGAAAATCCCCTCACGCTAAACGAAGATGCCGTAAAAGCTGGTGTAATTGTTGTACCTGACTGCGGAGTAGCACCGGGAATAAGCAATTTGCTTCTAGGCCATTCCATCAGCAAACTAGACCGAGTTGAAAGCATTTACATAATGGTTGGCGGTCTTCCAGAAAAGCCAGTTTCTCCTCTGGGGTATACAATTACATGGTCACCTGAAGGTCTTATAGACGAGTATACCCGAACAGCAAGAATAGTTGAAAATGGCGAAATGGTGGAAGTGGAAGCGCTAACTGGGCTGGAAGAGGTTGAATTTCCAAGTGTTGGCAAACTTGAAGGTTTCTATACAGATGGGCTTAGAACACTTCTTCACACAGTAAAGGGCGTTAGAACTATGTGGGAGAAAACGCTTAGGTATCCGGGGCATGTTGAAAAGATTAAACTGCTAAAGGCTTTAGGCTTTTTTGACGAACAGCCCATAGAGGTTGGGAACGTTCGTTTGCCACCGCGAAAAGTTACCGTTAAACTCTTAGGGGAGAAACTTCAAAGACCCGAGATTAAAGACATTTTGGCATTGAAAGTGGAAATAAACGGAATAGCAGGAGGATCCAGAACTAATCACGTTTACTGGCTCCTAGACCGCTATGATGAAAAACGTGGAATAACAGCTATGGCAAGAACCACAGGATACCCAGCCTCAATCTTAGCCAAGTTGATAGCCCAAAAAGCAATAGACGAAAGGGGCGTTGTCCCTTTAGAAAAGCTGGGTGTTAAAGAGAGAGTCTTAAATAAAATCCTAGCTGAACTAGAAAAACGGCAAATTAAAATCATGCACAGTGCCGAATAA
- a CDS encoding carbohydrate kinase family protein — MTKFDVVGFGALNVDELFKVNKIAGKEEESFVVESKESCGGSAANTIVGLARLGLETGYVGKVADDREGRLLLGGFRIEGVDTNGIVIAKSGRSGVVMGFVGREGERALYVAPGVNDTIDLKEVNADYIRGTKLLHLTSFVGEKSFESQKKLVEQLPANVRVSFDPGMLYAKRGLSALRPIIKRAFVMFPNETELKLLTRKEYEDAAKMLIAEGVKVVGVKLGGKGCFVSNSEESYVIEPFKVKVVDTTGAGDAWNAGFLYGLLENKSLLECGRLGNLAASKCITKMGARTGLPRLDDLH; from the coding sequence ATGACTAAATTCGACGTTGTTGGCTTTGGCGCCTTGAACGTAGATGAGCTTTTCAAAGTGAATAAGATAGCTGGAAAAGAAGAGGAAAGTTTTGTTGTCGAATCGAAGGAATCGTGCGGTGGCTCCGCTGCAAATACTATCGTAGGCTTGGCGCGTTTAGGGCTAGAAACTGGTTATGTTGGCAAAGTTGCAGATGACCGGGAAGGGCGTCTCTTACTTGGTGGTTTTAGAATAGAAGGTGTTGACACAAATGGGATAGTTATCGCAAAGAGTGGACGAAGTGGCGTCGTTATGGGTTTTGTTGGCAGAGAGGGTGAAAGAGCGCTTTACGTGGCTCCCGGAGTCAATGATACAATAGACTTGAAAGAAGTCAACGCAGATTATATAAGAGGAACCAAGCTTCTCCATTTAACTTCTTTTGTAGGCGAAAAATCGTTTGAAAGCCAGAAGAAACTTGTTGAACAACTTCCAGCCAACGTCAGAGTAAGTTTTGACCCAGGTATGCTCTATGCTAAAAGGGGTTTGTCAGCTTTAAGACCCATTATAAAAAGAGCTTTTGTTATGTTTCCCAACGAAACTGAATTGAAACTGCTTACAAGAAAAGAATATGAGGATGCCGCTAAAATGTTGATAGCTGAAGGGGTAAAAGTTGTGGGAGTTAAGCTGGGCGGGAAGGGATGTTTCGTATCAAATAGTGAAGAAAGCTATGTGATAGAGCCTTTCAAAGTGAAAGTCGTCGATACCACTGGTGCAGGTGACGCGTGGAATGCTGGTTTTCTTTACGGCTTGCTTGAAAACAAGAGTTTGCTGGAATGCGGGAGGCTTGGAAATCTTGCGGCGTCAAAGTGCATAACGAAGATGGGTGCAAGAACGGGGCTGCCTCGACTCGACGACTTACATTAA
- a CDS encoding formylmethanofuran--tetrahydromethanopterin N-formyltransferase, translating to MKAKVENTYAEVFEGLYCRVIITAEDEEILRSAAEDATATPSIVIGRVEGGIEKWLSPKETPDSRRGAVLQFWGNVDFKKPLQKALEKFETELSYRIRQDILVKPFTALFNALPNPIGKLDMMERVGHCGDGFEWEEERYGRHIIVIPLMVPDFLIERHLGYARGVMGANFWYMCKTKEAVMTAGRKALEAIGRVEGVIVPFGICSAGSKPETKFPSIGPTTNHIYCPSLKKKLASASKVAEDIRFIPEIVINGVSLDAVKAAMKAGIEAARSVKGVRIISAGNYGGKLGKYKIYLRELFL from the coding sequence ATGAAGGCAAAAGTTGAAAACACGTACGCAGAAGTATTCGAAGGCCTCTACTGCAGAGTAATTATCACTGCCGAAGACGAAGAGATTTTACGCAGTGCTGCTGAAGACGCAACAGCGACCCCTTCAATAGTCATCGGCAGAGTTGAAGGCGGAATCGAAAAATGGCTAAGCCCGAAAGAAACACCAGACAGCCGCAGAGGAGCAGTTTTACAGTTTTGGGGCAACGTAGACTTCAAGAAGCCTTTGCAAAAGGCATTAGAAAAGTTTGAAACTGAACTGTCCTACCGCATCAGGCAAGACATCCTCGTAAAGCCTTTTACAGCCCTCTTCAACGCCTTGCCAAATCCTATAGGAAAATTGGACATGATGGAGAGGGTTGGGCATTGTGGAGATGGTTTTGAATGGGAAGAAGAACGTTATGGACGTCATATCATTGTTATTCCTCTGATGGTGCCCGACTTTCTTATAGAAAGACATTTGGGCTATGCAAGGGGAGTTATGGGTGCCAATTTCTGGTACATGTGTAAAACCAAGGAGGCGGTTATGACTGCGGGGAGGAAAGCCCTTGAAGCTATCGGTAGAGTTGAAGGAGTTATAGTTCCTTTCGGCATATGTTCTGCTGGTTCAAAACCTGAAACCAAATTTCCATCAATCGGCCCTACGACCAATCACATCTATTGTCCCTCGTTAAAGAAGAAACTTGCCAGTGCATCCAAGGTAGCTGAGGACATTCGTTTTATTCCCGAAATTGTAATTAATGGTGTTTCGCTAGACGCTGTGAAGGCAGCGATGAAAGCTGGAATCGAAGCAGCACGTAGTGTAAAGGGAGTCCGTATTATCTCCGCTGGCAATTATGGAGGCAAACTGGGCAAGTACAAGATTTACCTGCGAGAGCTGTTCCTATGA